In one window of Ptiloglossa arizonensis isolate GNS036 chromosome 5, iyPtiAriz1_principal, whole genome shotgun sequence DNA:
- the Mys gene encoding position-specific antigen beta subunit myospheroid — translation MFGSLGWIISIAIVISLAKANYPPPERLTGMNPCISKQTCHECIQTPHCAWCAAPKFSEKRCFLPNINTKIFATCPTEYTWNPDNVFSMITHHNLTKGGYTSAGTSSYEYSYMNSSSFSSSSQSNRESSSNSRRQEAIQIWPQEVNLKLRISEAHRMTFAYSQAEDYPVDLYYLMDLSKSMEDDKKKLSDLGQLLVESMSKITSNFRLGFGSFVDKVVMPYVNTMPKSLIEPCDRCAAPYGYKNIMTLSQDTSHFASLVRNASVSGNLDAPEGGFDAIMQAIVCRGQIGWREKARRLLVFSTDASFHYAGDGKLGGIVKPNDGECHLDITGLYTHSSLQDYPSISQINLKVKQNAINIIWAVTEEQIDVYKRLTKHVEGSFAGKLSDDSSNVVELIREQYDAISSSVEMKDTASSAVKVKYFSKCLSTGPLIETSKCDGLKVGTRVEFIAEIEVTSCPENRSEWKQKFDIYPVGINETLTVNLEMLCDCECEREGLMYEPKSPECNGVGTLKCGVCECYDGFFGKRCECSPHHEMTGFDKHFQSCRPDNTSLVDCSGRGTCACGQCECEERENPDEVISGHFCECDNFSCDRDQGYLCSNHGTCECGQCVCNAGWTGPSCNCRSSNETCIAPGTNGILCSGHGDCVCGECICHEEGNMRYSGKHCNKCPTCPSRCEELKNCVLCQMYGTGNFSDKEECAKNCKEFVPEPVETVIPDVDKDEEPCSGIDEDDCKYNFVYYYNETNCLKVRAQKERECPPQVYMLGIVLGVIAAIVLIGLALLLLWKLLTTIHDRREFAKFEKERMMAKWDTGENPIYKQATSTFKNPTYAGK, via the exons ATGTTTGGCAGCTTAGGATGGATTATATCAATAGCGATTGTTATATCGTTAGCAAAGGCCAATTATCCGCCTCCAGAGAGACTGACAGGAATGAATCCTTGCATTAGCAAGCAAACATGTCATGAATGTATACAAACACCACATTGTGCATGGTGTGCTGCACCG aaattttctgAAAAGCGGTGCTTTCTACCAAATATTAATACCAAAATATTTGCAACATGTCCGACAGAATATACATGGAACCCGGACAATGTTTTCAGTATGATAACGCATCACAATTTAACAAAAGGTGGCTATACCAGTGCTGGTACCAGTAGTTATGAGTATTCATATATGAATTCTAGCTCATTTAGCTCTAGTTCACAATCTAACAGAGAAAGTAGTAGCAATAGTAGAAGGCAAGAAGCTATACAAATTTGGCCACAAGAAGTTAATTTAAAACTAAGAATAA GCGAAGCACATAGAATGACCTTTGCTTATTCACAAGCTGAAGATTATCCTGTTGATCTGTATTATCTTATGGATTTGAGTAAATCAATGGAAGatgataaaaagaaattgtcAGATTTAGGACAACTTTTAGTAGAAAGTATGAGTAAAATTACAAGTAACTTCCGATTAGGCTTTGGCAGTTTTGTTGACAAAGTTGTAATGCCTTATGTTAATACAATGCCAAAGTC GTTAATAGAACCATGTGATAGATGTGCAGCACCATATGGATACAAAAACATTATGACATTATCTCAAGACACTAGTCATTTTGCA AGTTTAGTGCGTAATGCTTCAGTGTCTGGAAACTTGGATGCGCCAGAAGGAGGATTTGATGCAATAATGCAAGCTATAGTTTGTAGAGGACAAATTGGTTGGCGCGAAAAAGCACGTAGATTGTTGGTATTTTCTACAGATGCTAGTTTTCACTATGCAGGTGATGGTAAACTAGGTGGAATTGTAAAACCAAATGATGGCGAATGTCATTTAGATATCACTGGACTTTATACACATTCATCTTTGCAAGACTATCCAAGTATTTctcaaattaatttaaaagttaAACAGAATGCTATTAATATTATATGGGCTGTCACTGAAGAACAAATAGATGTATACAAAAGACTGACTAAACACGTAGAAGGATCTTTTGCTGGCAAACTGTCAGATGATTCGAGTAATGTTGTAGAATTAATTCGAGAACAATACGATGCAATTTCAAGTTCAGTTGAAATGAAAGATACAGCTAGTAGTGctgtaaaagtaaaatatttttcgaagtgCTTGAGTACTGGACCACTCATTGAGACTTCAAAATGTGATGGATTAAAAGTTGGAACAAGGGTCGAATTTATTGCAGAAATTGAAGTCACGAGTTGCCCGGAAAATAGATCAGAATGGAAACAAAAATTTGACATTTATCCA gtTGGTATTAATGAAACTCTTACTGTAAATCTGGAAATGTTATGTGACTGTGAGTGTGAACGTGAAGGTCTTATGTATGAACCAAAATCACCAGAATGTAATGGTGTAGGAACTTTAAAATGTGGCGTTTGTGAATGTTATGATGGATTCTTTGGAAAACGCTGTGAATGCAGTCCTCATCATGAAATGACAGGATTCGATAAACATTTTCAGTCTTGTAGGCCTGATAATACTTCTCTCGTGGATTGTTCAGGGAGAGGAACCTGTGCATGTGGCCAATGCGAGtgcgaagaaagagaaaaccCGGACGaa GTGATATCAGGTCACTTTTGTGAGTGTGATAATTTTTCGTGTGACCGAGATCAAGGTTATTTATGTTCTAATCATGGAACTTGTGAATGTGGACAATGTGTCTGCAATGCTGGATGGACTGGACCATCTTGTAATTGTAGATCTTCTAATGAAACTTGTATTGCACCAGGAACTAATGGAATATTATGCTCAGGACAT GGAGATTGTGTTTGTGGTGAATGTATCTGTCATGAAGAAGGAAACATGCGATACTCGGGCAAACATTGTAATAAATGTCCAACGTGTCCAAGTCGCTGTGAAGAGTTAAAAAACTGTGTATTGTGCCAAATGTATGGTACTGGAAATTTTAGCGACAAAGAAGAATGTgcaaaaaattgtaaagaatttGTTCCTGAACCAGTTGAGACAGTTATACCAGATGTTGATAAGGACGAAGAACCATGTTCTGGTATAGATGAGGATgactgtaaatataattttgtttattattataatgaAACAAATTGTCTGAAAGTACGAGCCCAAAAAGAAAGGGAATGCCCACCACAAGTCTATATGCTGGGTATAGTATTAGGTGTAATAGCAGCAATTGTTTTAATCGGCCTTGCATTATTACTTTTGTGGAAGTTATTAACAACTATACATGATAGAAGAGAATTTGCAAAGTTTGAAAAAGAGAGAATGATGGCTAAGTGGGATACG GGAGAGAATCCAATTTATAAACAAGCCACATCGACGTTTAAAAATCCAACGTATGCTGGAAAATGA
- the LOC143147380 gene encoding juvenile hormone esterase, which translates to MAYKSPVVTVKQGQLRGVIEENVYGGQFLAFRGIPYAKPPIGALRFKDAVPPEPWTGIRDALEYGGNCAQFDIFTHKLFGGDDCLYLNVYTPLNEASLKRSVMVWIHGGAFVHGSGDSRIYGPDYLIRKDIVLVTINYRLGVLGFLSLENELAPGNQGLKDQVMALKWVQENISNFGGDPDNVTIFGESAGGASVHFLTISPLARGLFHKAISQSGVAMNPFALIYGEPKQYAFRLAAQLGKETTDPETAVEFLKTIDAQQLVTAGRKLLTPVDMLVIFGVFGPCIDNKSLNPFLPQHPSILMKASPKVPYLIGYNSNEGSILVNLIQNGEILEKVNTDFEVAVHPEILKSLKKDGISVTDVKRIYFGDQLLSENTMQNYADFLSDMMFLQGIHDVLKVLREKDAQITYLYKFTYDTGDSLLKQTLNITLPGTTHAEDLSFLFYPHMLKELNLNPPEPGSEKHKVVEYFTQMWTDFAKTGNPTPVTTKLIPMIWKPLGKSDVYNYMEISDTLCMKIGKQEEHTSDWKRMKNKL; encoded by the exons ATGGCGTACAAAAGTCCGGTAGTGACCGTGAAACAGGGCCAGCTGCGTGGtgttatcgaagaaaatgtctATGGTGGCCAATTTCTTGCGTTCCGTGGGATTCCATATGCGAAGCCGCCCATTGGTGCGCTAAGATTCAAG GATGCAGTACCTCCTGAACCATGGACAGGAATCAGAGATGCCTTGGAGTACGGCGGCAATTGTGCTCAGTTTGACATTTTCACGCATAAATTATTTGGAGGCGACGATTGCTTGTATCTGAATGTCTATACACCATTAAATGAGGCATCCTTGAAGCGTTCGGTAATGGTATGGATACACGGTGGTGCCTTTGTTCATGGGTCTGGTGACAGCAGAATTTATGGACCTGATTATCTCATCCGGAAGGACATTGTCCTGGTTACGATTAATTACAGACTTGGTGTCTTGG GCTTCCTCAGTTTGGAGAATGAACTGGCACCTGGTAACCAAGGATTGAAGGACCAAGTGATGGCTCTGAAATGGGTTCAAGAAAACATCTCGAATTTTGGTGGAGATCCTGACAACGTCACCATATTTGGAGAAAGTGCTGGTGGAGCTTCTGTACATTTTCTTACTATATCACCATTAGCTCGAG GATTGTTCCACAAAGCAATATCGCAAAGCGGAGTAGCGATGAATCCTTTCGCCCTGATCTATGGAGAACCGAAGCAGTACGCGTTCCGACTGGCTGCCCAACTCGGCAAAGAGACAACCGATCCTGAAACGGCGGTGGAGTTCCTGAAGACAATAGACGCACAACAGCTCGTGACCGCCGGGAGAAAACTTCTTACACCAGTG gATATGTTGGTCATATTTGGAGTATTTGGCCCTTGCATTGACAATAAATCTCTAAATCCATTTCTGCCACAACATCCATCGATTCTTATGAAAGCCTCACCAAAAGTGCCCTACTTGATCGGTTATAACAGCAACGAAGGAAGCATATTGGTTAACT TAATACAAAACGGAGAAATTCTCGAAAAAGTAAACACCGATTTCGAAGTAGCCGTACATCCAGAGATACTGAAGTCGCTGAAAAAAGATGGAATTTCTGTCACGGATGTGAAACGTATCTACTTTGGCGATCAACTACTTAGCGAAAACACGATGCAAAACTATGCAGATTTCCTAAGCGATATGATGTTTCTTCAGGGTATTCACGATGTACTTAAAGTTTTACGCGAGAAAGACGCTCAGATTACGTATTTGTATAAATTCACCTACGACACTGGCGACTCGCTGTTGAAACAAACATTGAATATTACTTTACcag GAACAACGCATGCAGAAGATCTATCTTTTCTCTTCTACCCTCACATGTTAAAGGAATTAAACTTAAATCCCCCAGAACCGGGAAGCGAGAAACATAAAGTCGTGGAGTATTTCACTCAAATGTGGACTGACTTTGCAAAAACTGG GAATCCAACTCCAGTGACCACAAAGCTAATCCCAATGATTTGGAAACCGCTGGGAAAGAGCGACGTTTATAATTATATGGAAATCAGTGACACACTTTGCATGAAAATTGGGAAACAGGAGGAACACACCTCTGACTGGAAAAGAATGAAGAACAAATTATGA
- the LOC143146840 gene encoding ATP-dependent RNA helicase p62 isoform X2, with amino-acid sequence MTYGAMSNGYHNGGSYRGGKGQARSRYTSTNTPNGRFGNRNNKNSTSSAGTNLRKPNWSFESLKPFKKDFYIPHPNVQGRHPRDVDIFRQENQITLKGDKIPNPIQHFEEGNFPDYVMQGIRKQGFNEPTAIQAQGWPIAMSGQNMVGIAQTGSGKTLGYILPAIVHINSQQPLNRGDGPIALILAPTRELAQQIQTVVNDFGSLSYVRNTCIFGGAPKGSQARDLERGVEICIATPGRLIDFLERGTTNLRRCTYLVLDEADRMLDMGFEPQIRKIIEQIRPDRQVLMWSATWPKEVRNLAEEYLTTYTQLNIGSLTLSANHNILQIVDVCQEHEKETKLGTLLQEIGNVNEDGGKTIIFVETKKKVENITRNIRRYGWPAVCMHGDKSQQERDHVLREFRNNRGSILVATDVAARGLDVDDVKYVINFDYPSSSEDYIHRIGRTGRSNSTGTSYAFFTPQNSRQAKDLINVLKEANQVVNPKLSELADRSGNYGGRNRWGYGGNRGRENMFSGTHKRFDTGRNSSYNSS; translated from the exons AT gACATATGGAGCTATGTCTAACGGTTATCACAATGGTGGAAGTTACAGAGGTGGTAAAGGACAGGCAAGAAGCAGGTATACAAGTACTAATACACCTAATGGGCGCTTTGGAaatcgtaataataaaaattctacaagcAGTGCTGGTACTAACCTTAGAAAACCAAACTGGAGCTTTGAAAGTTTGAAGCCCTTCAAAAAAGACTTTTATATACCTCATCCTAATGTTCAAGGACGTCATCCACGAGATGTGGATATATTTAGACAAGAAAACCAAATTACTTTAAAAGGAGACAAAATTCCTAATCCTATTCAACATTTCGAAGAAGGAAATTTTCCTGATTATGTAATGCAGGGTATTAGGAAGCAAGGATTCAATGAACCAACTGCTATTCAAGCTCAAGGGTGGCCAATTGCAATGTCTGGTCAAAATATGGTTGGAATTGCACAAACTGGATCTGGAAAAACTTTGGGATATATTTTGCCTGCAATAGTACATATTAATAGCCAACAACCATTAAATCGTGGTGATGGACCAATTGCTCTCATTCTTGCACCTACTAGAGAACTGGCACAACAGATCCAGACTGTTGTTAATGATTTTGGTTCCTTATcttatgtaagaaacacttgtatTTTTGGTGGTGCACCAAAGGGAAGTCAAGCTCGCGATTTAGAACGAGGTGTTGAAATCTGTATTGCTACACCAGGACGATTAATTGATTTCTTGGAGCGTGGTACAACCAATTTACGTAGATGCACTTATTTAGTATTGGATGAAGCTGATAGGATGTTGGACATGGGTTTTGAACCACAGATTcgaaaaattattgaacaaatcAGACCAGACAGACAAGTTCTTATGTGGTCGGCAACATGgccaaaagaagttcgaaatctTGCAGAGGAATATCTTACAACTTATACTCAATTGAACATTGGATCGTTAACGCTATCTGCAAATCACAATATTCTTCAAATTGTTGATGTTTGTCAAGAacatgaaaaagaaacaaa GTTGGGTACTCTTCTTCAAGAAATTGGTAATGTTAATGAAGATGGTGGGAAGACTATAATTTTTGTAGAGACCAAAAAGAAAGTGGAGAATATCACGAGAAATATTCGTCGCTATGGATGGCCTGCAGTATGCATGCATGGTGACAAATCTCAACAAGAAAGAGACCACGTTCTTAGAG AATTTAGGAACAACAGAGGTTCGATTCTTGTAGCAACGGACGTTGCTGCTCGTGGATTGG ATGTCGATGATGTAAAGTACGTGATCAACTTCGATTATCCGTCGTCATCTGAAGACTACATCCACAGAATAGGCAGAACTGGCCGTTCAAATAGTACAGGGACAAGTTACGCGTTCTTTACTCCACAAAACAGTCGACAGGCTAAAGATTTAATTAACGTACTTAAAGAAGCCAATCAAGTTGTCAATCCAAAACTTTCAGAGCTCGCAGATAGAAGCGGGAATTATGGTGGCCGAA ATCGTTGGGGATACGGTGGTAATCGTGGAAGAGAAAATATGTTCTCTGGAACACATAAACGATTTGATACTGGAAGGAACTCTAGCTATAATTCTAGTTGA
- the LOC143146840 gene encoding ATP-dependent RNA helicase p62 isoform X3: MLRQVLGVFGTLRLRTYGAMSNGYHNGGSYRGGKGQARSRYTSTNTPNGRFGNRNNKNSTSSAGTNLRKPNWSFESLKPFKKDFYIPHPNVQGRHPRDVDIFRQENQITLKGDKIPNPIQHFEEGNFPDYVMQGIRKQGFNEPTAIQAQGWPIAMSGQNMVGIAQTGSGKTLGYILPAIVHINSQQPLNRGDGPIALILAPTRELAQQIQTVVNDFGSLSYVRNTCIFGGAPKGSQARDLERGVEICIATPGRLIDFLERGTTNLRRCTYLVLDEADRMLDMGFEPQIRKIIEQIRPDRQVLMWSATWPKEVRNLAEEYLTTYTQLNIGSLTLSANHNILQIVDVCQEHEKETKLGTLLQEIGNVNEDGGKTIIFVETKKKVENITRNIRRYGWPAVCMHGDKSQQERDHVLREFRNNRGSILVATDVAARGLEAHGAQIVLSVR; the protein is encoded by the exons AT GTTGCGACAAGTACTTGGTGTTTTTGGAACTCTTAGACTTAG gACATATGGAGCTATGTCTAACGGTTATCACAATGGTGGAAGTTACAGAGGTGGTAAAGGACAGGCAAGAAGCAGGTATACAAGTACTAATACACCTAATGGGCGCTTTGGAaatcgtaataataaaaattctacaagcAGTGCTGGTACTAACCTTAGAAAACCAAACTGGAGCTTTGAAAGTTTGAAGCCCTTCAAAAAAGACTTTTATATACCTCATCCTAATGTTCAAGGACGTCATCCACGAGATGTGGATATATTTAGACAAGAAAACCAAATTACTTTAAAAGGAGACAAAATTCCTAATCCTATTCAACATTTCGAAGAAGGAAATTTTCCTGATTATGTAATGCAGGGTATTAGGAAGCAAGGATTCAATGAACCAACTGCTATTCAAGCTCAAGGGTGGCCAATTGCAATGTCTGGTCAAAATATGGTTGGAATTGCACAAACTGGATCTGGAAAAACTTTGGGATATATTTTGCCTGCAATAGTACATATTAATAGCCAACAACCATTAAATCGTGGTGATGGACCAATTGCTCTCATTCTTGCACCTACTAGAGAACTGGCACAACAGATCCAGACTGTTGTTAATGATTTTGGTTCCTTATcttatgtaagaaacacttgtatTTTTGGTGGTGCACCAAAGGGAAGTCAAGCTCGCGATTTAGAACGAGGTGTTGAAATCTGTATTGCTACACCAGGACGATTAATTGATTTCTTGGAGCGTGGTACAACCAATTTACGTAGATGCACTTATTTAGTATTGGATGAAGCTGATAGGATGTTGGACATGGGTTTTGAACCACAGATTcgaaaaattattgaacaaatcAGACCAGACAGACAAGTTCTTATGTGGTCGGCAACATGgccaaaagaagttcgaaatctTGCAGAGGAATATCTTACAACTTATACTCAATTGAACATTGGATCGTTAACGCTATCTGCAAATCACAATATTCTTCAAATTGTTGATGTTTGTCAAGAacatgaaaaagaaacaaa GTTGGGTACTCTTCTTCAAGAAATTGGTAATGTTAATGAAGATGGTGGGAAGACTATAATTTTTGTAGAGACCAAAAAGAAAGTGGAGAATATCACGAGAAATATTCGTCGCTATGGATGGCCTGCAGTATGCATGCATGGTGACAAATCTCAACAAGAAAGAGACCACGTTCTTAGAG AATTTAGGAACAACAGAGGTTCGATTCTTGTAGCAACGGACGTTGCTGCTCGTGGATTGG AGGCACATGGTGCACAAATTGTGTTGAGTGTGCGAtga
- the LOC143146840 gene encoding ATP-dependent RNA helicase p62 isoform X1, whose product MLRQVLGVFGTLRLRTYGAMSNGYHNGGSYRGGKGQARSRYTSTNTPNGRFGNRNNKNSTSSAGTNLRKPNWSFESLKPFKKDFYIPHPNVQGRHPRDVDIFRQENQITLKGDKIPNPIQHFEEGNFPDYVMQGIRKQGFNEPTAIQAQGWPIAMSGQNMVGIAQTGSGKTLGYILPAIVHINSQQPLNRGDGPIALILAPTRELAQQIQTVVNDFGSLSYVRNTCIFGGAPKGSQARDLERGVEICIATPGRLIDFLERGTTNLRRCTYLVLDEADRMLDMGFEPQIRKIIEQIRPDRQVLMWSATWPKEVRNLAEEYLTTYTQLNIGSLTLSANHNILQIVDVCQEHEKETKLGTLLQEIGNVNEDGGKTIIFVETKKKVENITRNIRRYGWPAVCMHGDKSQQERDHVLREFRNNRGSILVATDVAARGLDVDDVKYVINFDYPSSSEDYIHRIGRTGRSNSTGTSYAFFTPQNSRQAKDLINVLKEANQVVNPKLSELADRSGNYGGRNRWGYGGNRGRENMFSGTHKRFDTGRNSSYNSS is encoded by the exons AT GTTGCGACAAGTACTTGGTGTTTTTGGAACTCTTAGACTTAG gACATATGGAGCTATGTCTAACGGTTATCACAATGGTGGAAGTTACAGAGGTGGTAAAGGACAGGCAAGAAGCAGGTATACAAGTACTAATACACCTAATGGGCGCTTTGGAaatcgtaataataaaaattctacaagcAGTGCTGGTACTAACCTTAGAAAACCAAACTGGAGCTTTGAAAGTTTGAAGCCCTTCAAAAAAGACTTTTATATACCTCATCCTAATGTTCAAGGACGTCATCCACGAGATGTGGATATATTTAGACAAGAAAACCAAATTACTTTAAAAGGAGACAAAATTCCTAATCCTATTCAACATTTCGAAGAAGGAAATTTTCCTGATTATGTAATGCAGGGTATTAGGAAGCAAGGATTCAATGAACCAACTGCTATTCAAGCTCAAGGGTGGCCAATTGCAATGTCTGGTCAAAATATGGTTGGAATTGCACAAACTGGATCTGGAAAAACTTTGGGATATATTTTGCCTGCAATAGTACATATTAATAGCCAACAACCATTAAATCGTGGTGATGGACCAATTGCTCTCATTCTTGCACCTACTAGAGAACTGGCACAACAGATCCAGACTGTTGTTAATGATTTTGGTTCCTTATcttatgtaagaaacacttgtatTTTTGGTGGTGCACCAAAGGGAAGTCAAGCTCGCGATTTAGAACGAGGTGTTGAAATCTGTATTGCTACACCAGGACGATTAATTGATTTCTTGGAGCGTGGTACAACCAATTTACGTAGATGCACTTATTTAGTATTGGATGAAGCTGATAGGATGTTGGACATGGGTTTTGAACCACAGATTcgaaaaattattgaacaaatcAGACCAGACAGACAAGTTCTTATGTGGTCGGCAACATGgccaaaagaagttcgaaatctTGCAGAGGAATATCTTACAACTTATACTCAATTGAACATTGGATCGTTAACGCTATCTGCAAATCACAATATTCTTCAAATTGTTGATGTTTGTCAAGAacatgaaaaagaaacaaa GTTGGGTACTCTTCTTCAAGAAATTGGTAATGTTAATGAAGATGGTGGGAAGACTATAATTTTTGTAGAGACCAAAAAGAAAGTGGAGAATATCACGAGAAATATTCGTCGCTATGGATGGCCTGCAGTATGCATGCATGGTGACAAATCTCAACAAGAAAGAGACCACGTTCTTAGAG AATTTAGGAACAACAGAGGTTCGATTCTTGTAGCAACGGACGTTGCTGCTCGTGGATTGG ATGTCGATGATGTAAAGTACGTGATCAACTTCGATTATCCGTCGTCATCTGAAGACTACATCCACAGAATAGGCAGAACTGGCCGTTCAAATAGTACAGGGACAAGTTACGCGTTCTTTACTCCACAAAACAGTCGACAGGCTAAAGATTTAATTAACGTACTTAAAGAAGCCAATCAAGTTGTCAATCCAAAACTTTCAGAGCTCGCAGATAGAAGCGGGAATTATGGTGGCCGAA ATCGTTGGGGATACGGTGGTAATCGTGGAAGAGAAAATATGTTCTCTGGAACACATAAACGATTTGATACTGGAAGGAACTCTAGCTATAATTCTAGTTGA
- the LOC143146841 gene encoding testis-expressed protein 47 has protein sequence MEEPVRKSALDHIREIKRFNLCRLIFCAKVKNGEDIIQLFDVIIKEKFSQRITGLFLIYSDFVIHLIEAAEDDVFRLCNEVFNNVSKIMTNIKCLYIQNDAKRFFKKWHFKIMKDCTLKDEKLETIEDSFENVSTIHKNIILNLHKLYNQLWNICRLKNYTSFIEQLDLISRKGHLNIPSKSNIEVVLKSRWGYNLVALAKDYCDLKYPYNFDDYSSVSEIVHYINYSIK, from the exons atggaagaaccggtaaggaAAAGTGCACTCGATCATATTCGAGAAATCAAAAGGTTCAATCTATGTAGACTTATATTTTGTGCAAAAGTTAAGAATGGTGAAGATATTATACAATTGTTTGATGTCATAATTaaagagaaattttcgcaacgtaTTACGGGATTATTTCTCATTTATTCTGATTTTGTAATTCATTTAATCGAAGCTGCAGAAGACGATGTGTTTCGGTTGTGTAATGAAGTATTTAATaatgtttcgaaaattatgacaaacattaaatgtttatacatacaAAATGATGCAaaacgattttttaaaaaatggcactttaaaataatgaaagatTGCACTTTGAAGGACGAGAAATTAGAGACAATCGAAGACAGTTTCGAAAACGTTTCCACTATTCAtaaaaacataattttaaatttgcatAAATTATATAACCAATTGTGGAACATTTGTCGACTAAAAAATTAC ACAAGTTTTATTGAACAATTGGATTTAATATCTAGAAAAGGACATTTGAATATTCCATCTAAGTCAAATATAGAAGTTGTTCTTAAAAGTCGTTGGGGATACAATTTGGTGGCATTGGCGAAGGATTATTGTGATTTAAAGTATCCGTATAATTTCGACGATTATTCTTCAGTTTCCGAAATTGTACACTATATTAATTACAGTATTAAATAA
- the LOC143147125 gene encoding mitochondrial thiamine pyrophosphate carrier codes for MNTALKVDEHNSDHIIAGAISGFVTRFTCQPLDVIKIRFQLQIEPITNHHCSKYRSVTQAFFLILKEEGIFALWKGHVPAQMLSIVYGMGQFYSYHMFIKAFDNFLLLNEWKYSTKFIAGSGAGIVATIVSFPFDTMRTRLVAQSSNYQVYKGIFHFCSSILRHESPKILFNGLLPTLLQIIPHSGFQFAFYGLFNDIYKRYCNETDTSITNSMVSGSAAGLLAKTIVYPFDLSRKRLQIQGFENGRKGFGAFFHCTGFVDCLKTTFKREGGKGLFKGLIPSQLKAAATTALHFTVYEQSLVLMKTIRLHISEK; via the exons atgaatactgcattgaaagtagatgaACATAATTCAGATCACATTATAGCTGGGGCTATTAGTGGCTTTGTAACAAGATTTACTTGTCAACCCTTAGATGTTATAAAAATTAGATTTcag TTGCAAATTGAACCTATCACTAATCATCATTGTAGTAAATATCGTTCTGTGACACAAGCATTTTTCTTGATACTTAAggaagaaggaatttttgcCCTTTGGAAAGGACATGTTCCTGCTCAAATGCTTTCAATTGTATATGGAATGGGCCAG TTTTATTCGTATCATATGTTTATAAAAGCATTTGATAATTTTTTACTACTAAATGAATGGAAATATTCAACAAAATTTATAGCAGGGTCAGGAGCTGGTATTGTAGCTACAATCGTGTCATTTCCTTTTGACACTATGAGAACTAGATTAGTGGCACAATCAAGTAATTATCAAGTGTATAAGGGAATCTTTCATTTTTGCAG TTCTATTCTTCGTCATGAATcaccaaaaattctttttaatggTTTATTACCAACTTTATTACAAATTATACCACATAGTGGTTTTCAATTTGCATTTTATGGACTTTTTAATGATATATATAAAAGATATTGCAATGAAACAGATACAAGTATTACTAACTCTATGGTATCTGGTAGTGCAGCTGGTTTATTAGCTAAAACTATAGTATATCCATTTGATCTTAGTAGAAAAAGATTACAAATACAAGGATTTGAGAATGGTAGAAAAGGTTTTGGTGCTTTTTTTCATTGTACAGGATTTGTAGATTGCTTAAAAACGACATTCAAAAGAGAAGGCGGAAAAGGGTTATTTAAAGGTTTAATACCAAGTCAGTTAAAAGCTGCAGCAACAACAGCATTGCATTTTACTGTTTATGAGCAAAGTTTAGTATTGATGAAAACAATAAGATTGCATAtttcagaaaaataa